The genomic DNA GCTTGAGGTCTCTTTCAAGCCTCACAGCAGCAGCCCCACCTCCGGGAGCAGCGCCCCCGCATCCCTCAGGCTATAGCCTGCGGTACTGTTTCCTGCCAGAAGAGGCACTGTGGGGCGGCGCCCGTCCATTCCCACAGCTCCGGGAAGACCCGGGCAGAGGAGGCTTAGCCCCCTCCCCTCCCGCTtcgtcctcctcgtcctcctcctcgtcctcctcgtcctcctcgtcctcctcctcctgctcctccttctccccctcctctttctcctccggGTCTGAGGGCGGCGGTCTCCGACTCAAGACCCTGGGGCTCCGGGTCTTCTCAGCAGCCGCCACAACAGCCGCGGCGACGTCACTGTCTTCGCGGCCTGGCACACAGCGCTCCGGCCGCCGAATGCCCGTGGACGCGCATCTCTTCCCAGAGTTCCTGCTTCCTGGGCCAGCCAAAGCCGCAGGTGAGAACGTCCGCGGTAGAGGTGACACCCAGGGCCTGCGGGTCTCAGAGGCCCGGtggcctcctcctctcctccttgcCCGAGAGACCCCCACGGGGGCGCCTGCAGCGGGGACACCAAGTGCTCCCGGGAGCCCTGGGATCACTTCTTCTGAGGCATGGAGCCCCTGCTCAGGTGCTTCTGAAAGTTCCTTTGTGGACCCCAGAGACCCCTAGGCAACCGTCTGTCCTGCCCCGCGCCCCCGCCGCCCCGcgccgccccccgccgcccccgcagCACCCCGCGGGCCCCCAACCTCCGTGATGCGCATGCCCAGGGACCCTGTGAGCTAGAAAGTAGCTGAGCTGGTGCAGTACCTGCTGGTTAAGAACCGGAAGACGGTGGCGATCAAAAGGGCAGACATGCTGAAGTATGTCATCAAAAGGTACAGGAGCTTCCTCCCTGAGATTTTCAAGAAAGCCTCTGACCTCCCCGAGTTAGTGTTTGGGTTCTATCTGAAGGAACGTGATCCAGCAGAACACTCCTATGCTTTGATCAGAAAAATCGATCCTGCCCTGGTTTGGGGCCTGACAGGCCACCAGGGCACACCAAAGACCCGGCTCCTGATGATTTCTCTGGACTCCGTCTTCATGCAGGCCGGCTGTGTCCCCGAGAAGGTGGTCTGGGAGGTGCTGAGGGTGTTGGAGGCACATTCGTCTAAAAAGCATTTCGTCTTTGGGGAGTCCATGAAGCCCATCACCAGAGCTAGTGTGCAGCAGGAGTATCTGGTGCACAAATAGGTGTCCCACAGCTATCCCCCGCTCTAGGTATTCTTGTGGGGGCTCTCAAAGGAAACAAGACAGATGGAAGTCCCAGAGTTTGTGGCCAAAGTGAATGACACCCACCCCCATTCCTTTCCGTGGCAGTAAATGAGGCCTTGAGAGAAGAGGAGGCGATACCCTGTGCCCGAGATGCAGCTGCCGTTGGTGACGTGACAAGTGCCAGTGTTAGTGCCAGTTCCAGTTCCAGGGCCTATGCCATGGCTGAAGCAAGCATCAGCACCAGCACCAATGCAAGTGCCAGTGCCAGGGTTAGAGGCATGGCTGGAGCAATGATCAGTACCCGGGACAGTGCCAGTGCTGGTTGCAGTCTCAGGCTAGTGTCAGGGACCCCTTCTGCCAGCAGTGAAGGCTGAAGCTGAGCCTTCACTTTGTTTTGCTGTGGGTAGCCGAAAGGGCCCCACAGCCGTGGGCACTGGGGCCCTGACTTTTCAAGAGTCGAGGGGTAGAGTGGGGTTAGGGAGAACATGCCGCCCATGGTGTCTGTGTTCCAGTTCTATTTGTGTTTCCCAGTGATTTAGCCTTCAATTTGCGTATTGCAAAGTTCTGTTTCCCTTAACTTGTCTTAAAATGATAATTAACTTACAGGAAATAAACCGGTTAAAACTACATGGTGATATAATTATATCAAAGTTGAAACAAAAACCATACccaagcatcttttttttttttttttcaaaatcctttGTTCCATAGACACTTGATTGAATATTTAAGTTGGACATCTAGGTTTATGAATGACGTTGGTCAAATGTTTTATTGTTCTCTGTTTCGGTTTTAGCAGGAGGGATTTGCTGTTTCATAAAGTAAATCAGGATACTATATCATTTAATGGCTGTAACTTATCACAGCACTGGAATAAGCTGTTTTTTGGAAGTTTGAGAGACTACCAGTACACTCATTCCCGCctccaaatagaaaaagataaaaaggcaaTCAGTGTCTGTTGCACAAAATTACAACCGCTCTCTGCTTGTATTTGCCTAATTCTCCAGAatgtagggaaaaataaaaattcaatgaatTAGACACCTTGCTCATCGACTCATTTGTTCAACATACATATACTGACTACCTGCTatatgtgaggcactgtgccGGGCGCTGGAGGTACAGGAATGCACCAGACTCAGCCTCTGCCCCACATCTGAGAGTCTAGATGGGGCTGTCATGTAAGTAAATCAGCCAGATGTATTCATTGCCGGGATGAGGATAAGGACCAGGTGGTATGGGAACCTAGAGGAGAGACATTTAATCCTGGGTGGTGGGTGTCTGGGAGCAAGGAGGGCTTCCTTGCCGCGAGATGCCATCTGAGATCTGAAGCACTGAAGGAGTCGTCAGTGCAGTGCGTCCCCGAGGCAGGGTATTGTGGGCATTGGGAGCATTCCATGTTCTTCAGTGGAACTGGATGGTTAGAATTTGGGGAGACTGTGGAGAGATGATCTGGGAGTGGGGACATGTACAGGAGCCAGGAGCCTCAGTTGGTGGACTTCAGGGCTgagagattaagaaaataataaaataaaataaacgtgTAGTGGAAAGTGACTCTTTGGAAAGAAGCTGCTCTTGGCCCTTGGGTGAGCCAGAGAAAAGACTCCACCTGTGGCATGCCTGGAAGCTGCCCTGGACTCCTGTCCCTGTGCAGTTTCTAcagggcacacagcaggtgctttaCATTCAGCATCCGTAAAGAGCGAT from Saimiri boliviensis isolate mSaiBol1 chromosome X, mSaiBol1.pri, whole genome shotgun sequence includes the following:
- the LOC141582708 gene encoding uncharacterized protein LOC141582708, coding for MVTTGLAMPDMVDGLDPEHSFPYSVPDHPGGLRSLSSLTAAAPPPGAAPPHPSGYSLRYCFLPEEALWGGARPFPQLREDPGRGGLAPSPPASSSSSSSSSSSSSSSSSSCSSFSPSSFSSGSEGGGLRLKTLGLRVFSAAATTAAATSLSSRPGTQRSGRRMPVDAHLFPEFLLPGPAKAAVNEALREEEAIPCARDAAAVGDVTSASVSASSSSRAYAMAEASISTSTNASASARVRGMAGAMISTRDSASAGCSLRLVSGTPSASSEG